From Methylococcus capsulatus:
AGTCTGTCCTGAATGCGCCGCAGCTTGTCCAGACCGAGCGCGAGCATTTGCTGTGCTCCCTCGCCGGGGCCGATCAGATTGAGGCTTCTGGCGATTTCCAGCGCGAGGTCGGCGTTTTTCTGCACATGCTCCAGGATGTCGTCCCTTCTGCGGCCCGCATCGCCGGCGGCCTGGGCCATGATGTCACGGCCCAGGTCGTCGATGACCTCGCCATATTCGAACAGGAACACGTCGCACATGCCTTTAAGCCGGTTGAGCATGTCACGGCCGCTCAGCCGGTCCTGCAGCACCGTCAGCACCTCCGGCGGCAGGGCATCGGTGGCGGTGATGTCTTCGAGCAGTTGCGCCAGATGGCGGCGTACCATCTGCTCCTCCAGCAGCTGCTGCAGCTGGCAGCGGAAAGTGTGCTGGATGCGCAGATTTTCCTCGATCTTGTGCGGCAGACGGCTGACGACGCTGTGCAGGTCCAACCCTTTGAGCAGCTCGTTTTTCAGTGCCTTGCGGTCTAAAGTGTCGATCGCATGGGTGATCTGCTGGCCGAGCCGCTCCTGGTCCTCGTCACGCCAGAACACGAACTCGGGCAGCACCTCGGTCCGCAACGCCTTGACGTGCTCTTCGACGGTGGAACGCAGGCGCCGTAGGACTTCATCCTGACGACGCGACAACTCGCTGGCGAGAAAGGTGTTTTTCATGCTGTCGTCACTGGTGTTGAGGTAGCGCTGGTGGAGGGGTTCCAGCTGGTCCCGCAGCTTTTTCGCCAGATCCAGGTACTCGCTGCGGGCTTCGTCGAGGAACTCGGCGCGGGCCGTATGCGCGAGGTAGTCGAAGAGGCTGCTGCGGAAAGCGGCGAAACTTTTGGCTTCGTCGAGCGTCTTGAGATGGCGCTCGGCTTCGTGACGTTCGGGGATTTTGCCGAGCGCTTTCTGAAGAGCGTCCGCATGTTCGCGCAGGCTCACGCTCTGTTCCAGACGGCCGTCCTGAATCAATTTCAGCAGCAGGTAGTTGAGCGCCGAGACCTTGAACACGCGGTCTTTGGTGATATGGAAACCGTAACGGTCGATCTTCTGGCCGAAATTGACCTGTTCTTCTTTCTTTTGCTGAGCGCTCAGCACGTCCCACTGGTTGATCACCCAGAATGCCCGCTGCAGCACGCGCTTGCGCTGGCTGTGGATTTCGGCCAACAGTTCGATTTCCTCGCCTTCCAGCAGGTGAAACACCTTCATGGCGATGACGAAGGCCTTGGCGTCGTTTTCCACGTAGGATTTGGTCACCTTGCGGTGGCGCGGATTGACCACCCCCAATCCCGGCAGGTCCACCAGCACCACGTTTTCGGGGATACTGACGTCCGTGAGGAAGATTTCCGCCTGATTGACGAAAAGCACATCCTCGTAGTCTTCGGTGACGTAGCTCGGCAACTCCTGCAGGACGATTTCCTTCTTCGCCCCGCTGAGCTTGTTCCAGCCGTGGACGAGAGTTTTCAATTCGTCGAAGAACTTCTGCTTGTTGAACGACCCGAACTGCCCTTTGTGCTGTTCGATGTCCCGGCCGAGCTGGCTCAGCAGTTCGCCCCGGCTCAAACTTCGGTAGGCGTCGCAGCTCTTGCGCAGTTCCTTGGAAATCTCCTCGACATACAGGTTCTTCAGTTCTTCCCGTTCGTTCTCGTCCAGATAATGGATGACGGCTTTGGCATTCTTGCCTTTGCGGATTAGGGTGGGGATGGCGGTGAAGGACTTGGTGGCCTGGGGCAGGATGTCGTTGCCGAGCACGGCGTTGATGATGGTGCTCTTGCCAGCCGAGAATGCCCCCAGGAAGGCGACCGGGAACTCCGGCGACTTCAGCCGTTCCAGCCAGGTCCGTTTGCGGTTGACGTAATATTTGAAGTCGTCGGTGAGGCCGAGATAGGGGGCTGCGGCGTCGTAAGCCTCAAATAAACGAGTGAACGCCTTGACGTAAAGGCTGTAGTCCGGCTCTTTCATTGCATGGGTTTCCAAAGAGGGTCCTCGTGGCAGGCGGCTGACGGCGGGCCGGGTGACGAAACCATGAATATTGGGTTGCCGCATTTTAACATCTAAGCCTTGTGAACCAATCCGGCCGGTTCGCCGGCTTTCCACGCCGCGGCCCAGGCGGCGGCTTGATTGGCCCCGCCGGTATTTCATAAACTAGCCGGCACCCGGTCTACCCCATCCTGCCGGTGGATTCTTCAGCCGCATGCCGGTCCTCCGGATTTTAGTCATTCCTCTACATCAAATCTCAGAGCGAAAATGAATTCTGAGCTGTCGATTATCACTCTGATCAAGGAGGCCAGCGCGGTCGTCCAGATCGTCATGTTCATTTTGATCGCGGCGTCCGTGATCTCCTGGACGTTCATTTTCGGCAAGTACCGCGAGATCCGGCGTGCCGAACAGACCTCCATCGCTTTCGAAGACCGTTTCTGGTCCGGCATCGACCTGGCCGATCTTTACCGCCAGCTGGCGACGGAAAGCGACGAATGCGGCGGCATGGAGCTTATCTTTCTGGCGGGCTTCAAGGAGTTCGGCCGCTTGCGGCAGCAGAGCGGCATCATGCCGGAGGCGGTGATGGAGGGTACTCAGCGCGCCATGCGGGTGGCGCTCAACCGCGAGCTGGACAAGCTGGACGAAAGGCTGCCGTTCCTGGCCACAGTAGGATCGACCAGCCCATACATCGGCCTGTTCGGTACCGTGTGGGGCATCATGAATTCGTTCCGTTCGTTGGGCTCGGTCAAGCAGGCGACTCTGGCGATGGTGGCGCCCGGCATTTCGGAGGCGCTGGTTGCCACGGCCATGGGGCTGTTTGCAGCGATCCCGGCGGTGATCGCGTACAACCGGTATTCGACCAACATTTCCCGGCTGGCGAACCGCTACGAGTCCTTCACCGAGGAATTCCTGAGCCTGCTGCACCGGCAGGCGCACACCAAATGAACGTCTCGACCGGAGCCGGACGCGGCCGCCGCCGTCCCATGGCCGAAATCAACGTCGTACCCTACATCGATGTCTCGCTGGTGCTGCTCATCATCTTCATGGTGACTGCACCGATGCTCCAATCCGGCGTCGATGTCGACCTGCCCAAAGCCGAGGCGAGGGCGATCGACCCGAATCAGGACAAGCCGATCATCGTCACCATCGACAAGGACGGCCAGCTCTACCTGGATGCGACCAACCAGGAAGACATTCCGGTCGACCCTCTCACGTTGACCGAGAAAGTGACCCGCGCCCTGGCCGAAAAACCAGGTACTGCCGTGCTGATCCGGGGTGACCAGGCCGTGGAGTATGGACGGGTGATCACGGTGATGGCTGCGCTCAAAAATTCCGGCGTGCCGCAGGTCGGTCTGATGACGAATCCCGTCGAAGATTGATGGCCGATTCTCGTCTTCGCAGCCTGCGCGGGCCATTTGCGCTGGCGCTGGTGCTCCACATCGTTCTGCTGATCCTGTTCGCCCTGAAGTTCGAAGCTTCGCAACGATCGGCCCAAGTGCCTCAGCCCGACATCATCGAGGCGGTGGTCCTCGACGATCCCCGTATCGCCGCCGAGGCGGAACGGCTCAAGGCCGAAACGGCTCCGCCAGCGGAAATCGGGCCGGAACCCGTGCCTGAACCGCCCGGGCCTGCTTCAACCCCGAATCCGGAAGAGTCCCGGCGCGCTCAGCAAATCGCGGCCGAGAAGGCCGCCGAAGAGAGCCGGCGGCAAATGGAGGCCAAGAAACTCGCTGACCAGGCTCGAAAAGACGAGCAAAGAAGGAAAGTGGAAGCAGCGGCAAAAGAACGGGCGGCAGAGGAAGCGCGTGAAAAGGCCGAGGCTGAAGTGCGCCGAAAAGCGGCTGAAGCGCGGCAGAAGGCCGAGGAGGAAGCGAAGGCGCGGGCGGCGGCGGAAGCGGTGGCCCGGAAGAAGGCGGCGGAAGAAGCGAAGGAAAAAGCCGAAGCCGAAGCGCGGCGCAAAGCCGCCGAAGAAGCCAAAGCCAAGGCGGCGGCCGAAGCCGAAGCGAAGCGCAAAGCCGCTGAAGCCGCACGGGAGAAAGCCGAAGCCGAAGCGCGGGAGAAGGCCGAGGAGGAAGCGAAGGCGCGGGCGGCGGCGGAAGCGGCGGCCCGGAAGAAGGCGGCGGAAGAAGCGAAGGAAAAAGCCGAAGCCGAAGCGAAGCGCAAAGCCGCCGAAGAAGCCAAAGCCAAGGCGGCGGCCGAAGCCGAAGCGAAGCGCAAAGCCGCTGAAGCCGCACGGGAGAAAGCCGAAGCCGAAGCGCGGGAGAAGGCCGAGGAGGAAGCGAAGGCGCGGGTGGCGGCGGAAGCGGCGGCCCGGAAGAAGGCGGCGGAAGAAGCGAAGGAAAAAGCCGAAGCCGAAGCGCGGCGCAAAGCCGCCGAAGAAGCCAAAGCCAAGGCGGCGGCCGAAGCCGAAGCGAAGCGCAAAGCCGCTGAAGCCGCACGGGAGAAAGCCGAAGCCGAAGCGCGGCAGAAGGCCGAGGAGGAAGCGAAGGCGCGGGCGGCGGCGGAAGCGGTGGCCCGGAAGAAGGCGGCGGAAGAAGCGAAGGAAAAAGCCGAAGCCGAAGCGCGGCGCAAAGCCGCCGAAGAAGCCAAAGCCAAGGCGGCGGCCGAAGCCGAAGCGAAGCGCAAAGCCGCTGAAGCCGCACGGGAGAAAGCCGAAGCCGAAGCGCGGGAGAAGGCCGAGGAGGAAGCGAAGGCGCGGGTGGCGGCGGAAGCGGCGGCCCGGAAGAAGGCGGCGGAAGAAGCGAAGGAAAAAGCCGAAGCCGAAGCGCGGCGCAAAGCCGCCGAAGAAGCCAAAGCCAAGGCGGCGGCCGAAGCCGAAGCGAAGCGCAAAGCCGCTGAAGCCGCACGGGAGAAAGCCGAAGCCGAAGCGCGGCAGAAGGCCGAGGAGGAAGCGAAGGCGCGGGCGGCGGCGGAAGCGGTGGCCCGGAAGAAGGCGGCGGAAGAAGCGAAGGAAAAAGCCGAAGCCGAAGCGCGGCGCAAAGCCGCCGAAGAAGCCAAAGCCAAGGCGGCGGCCGAAGCCGAAGCGAAGCGCAAAGCCGCTGAAGCCGCACGGGAGAAAGCCGAAGCCGAAGCGCGGCAGAAGGCCGAGGAGGAAGCGAAGGCGCGGGCGGCGGCGGAAGCGGTGGCCCGGAAGAAGGCGGCGGAAGAAGCGAAGGAAAAAGCCGAAGCCGAAGCGCGGCGCAAAGCCGCCGAAGAAGCCAAAGCCAAGGCGGCGGCCGAAGCCGAAGCGAAGCGCAAAGCCGCTGAAGCCGCACGGGAGAAAGCCGAAGCCGAAGCGCGGGAGAAGGCCGAGGAGGAAGCGAAGGCGCGGGCGGCGGCGGAAGCAAGGCGTAAGGCCGCAGAAGAGGCCAAGGCCAGGGCCATGGCAGAAGCCAAAAGGGAAATGGAAGAAGAAGCCAAAGTCATAGCGGCGGCCGAAGCTCGGAAAAAGGCTGCGGAAGATGCCCGGCGCAAGGCAGAACTCGAGGAGCAGATCAACAACGAACGCAGGGAGCAGACGGAGCGGGAAGCGAACAAATGGGCGAACCGTTACATCAAACCCCGTGTGGAGGGCTTGTGGCTCAAGCCGCCTGCCGCCAGAGGTGGCCTGTCCTGTATAATTCAGGTAAGAACGCTGGGAGATGGAACGGTCGTTGAAGCTCGAGTCGTGAAGAGTAGCGGCGACGCCACTTTCGACCGTTCCGCAGAAAGCGCGGTGAAAAAGGCCTCCCCCCTGCCCATGCCGTCCGATCCCAGGGTTGCCGCGGAGCTCCGTTCGTTCACTTTCAAATTCGATCCTTCCGGTTAGTCGAGTCAAGGTACCAAGCATGAACAAGGCGCGTGCGATCGCCCGTTGGATATCATTCCTGTTGCTTTTCGCCGCGGGTCAGGTCTGTGCGGAACTCCAGGTTCAGATCAGCCAAGGGGTGGAAGGCGCGATCCCGGTGGCCGTCGTTCCTTTCGCCAACCAGGGAAGTCTGAGTGAATCCCTCAGCCAGATCGTATCAGCCGACCTGCAGCGCAGCGGGCGATTCCGTACCTTGGCGGAAAGCGCCATGCGGGAGCGTCCGACTGCGCCGGACCAGATTCAGCAGGCGGTGTGGCAGTCCTTGGGTCAGGATTTCGTCGTGGTCGGACAGGTTCAGCCGGCTGGCGGCGATTACGAAGCCGATTTTCATGTCGTCGACGTCATCCGTGGCACGCTGGTCATCAGCTACAAACTGCCCTTCGGCAGAGCCGGAACCCGCCAGGCCGCCCATCGGATCGCCGACGTCATTTATAAGGCGATCACGGGCGAGCCCGGCGCGTTCGCTACTCGTGTCGCTTACGTCACCGTAACCGGAGAAGGCGGCAACCGGCGCTATAACCTACAGGTGGCCGATACTGACGGCTACAACCCGCAGAGCGTCATCGTCTCGAACGAGCCGATCATGTCGCCGGCATGGTCGCCCGACGGTACCAAGATCGCCTACGTTTCGTTCGAAAGCCGGAGGTCGGCGATCTACGTCCAGACGCTGGCGACCGGCGAGCGCCGGAAGGTGTCGGACACTCCGGGTATCAACGGCGCGCCGGCTTTCTCTCCGGATGGATCACGGCTGGCGTTGACCCTGTCGAAGGATGGCAATCCCGATATCTACGTCATGAACCTGGGATCGGGCGGGCTCACCAAGATCACCGACTACAGTGGGATCGACACCGAGCCGAACTGGTCCCGGGATGGCCGGTCCATCGTATTCACTTCCGATCGCGGCGGTAAGCCCCAATTGTATCTGGTGTCAGCGGGCGGGGGGCCGGCCGAACGGCTGACCTACGAGGGGGATTACAACGCCCGCGGTGTCTTCTCGCCAGATGGCCGCAGCCTCGCCATGGTGCACGGCAAGGGCGGCGATTACCGGATAGCGGTCATGGACCTGGCCAGCCGCGCGGTTCGGGTTTTGACCAACGGTCCTTTGGACGAATCCCCCGGCTTCGCTCCCAACGGCAGCATGATTCTTTACGCGGCGCGCCGGGGGCAGCTGGCGGCGGTTTCCATTGACGGCAAGGTCCGCCAGAGTCTGCAGATCGAGGGGGGTGCCGTGCGGGAACCGGCGTGGTCGCCTTGATCGAGGCGGATGTGGCCTTATAAATCTCGAGAGTTTGGAAAGGGAGGCAATATGAATCGCATGAGAACGGGTTTGGTGATAATGGTTGCGGCATTGCTGCTTATGGCGGGATGCTCAAAGAAGGAAGAGGTGAAGCCAGACGAGACGGCCGGAGTTGGCCTGGAGGGCGGCGGCCCGGGCGGGCCCCAGATCGGCAAGTACGGTCCGGGCGGCGGGGCCGGCAAGGCGTACGGCGGAACCGGAGGCGCTTATGGAAGCGGTGGCGGATACGGCGGCGCGGGGGATCCCGCCTTGAACGATCCTTCCAGCCCGCTCTCTAAGCGGGTAATTTATTTCAGCTACGACAGCAGCGAGGTTTTGCCCGAGTACGTGCCGATCGTCAATGCACACGCTGCTTATCTGGCAGCGCATCCCAACGTTACGGTGACGCTGGAAGGGCATTGCGACGAACGCGGCTCGCCCGAATACAACATCGCCCTGGGCGAACAGCGGGCGCGCTCGATCGCCAACACCATGCGCTTTCAGGGTGCAAGCGACGGTCAGATGCAGATCGTGAGTTTCGGCGAAGAGAAACCCGCGGACCCGGGCAGCGGAGAAGCGGCCTGGGCCAAGAATCGCCGTGTCGAAATAGTCTACCCGGGAAATTGATCCGATGAGATCTCTACCTGTTCTGTTCATGTTTTGCGGACTGTCACTGGCCATTCCGGTTTGGGCGGAGCAGGGCTATGGCGCCTATGATGCTGGGGGTTACGGCGCGGAGACCTTGGACGAGCGCGTCGCCAAACTGGAGAAAAAACTCTCCGGCCAGGTGCTAATGGATCTGAATACTCAGATCGAGCGCCTCCAGCGGGAGTTGGCGAAAACACGCGGCCAACTCGAAGAGGTCAACCACAAACTGGAAACGCTGAAGAGCCAGCAGCAGGCCATGTATACGGATTTGGATCAGCGGATCCGGCAGGGCGGAGGGAGCCCGCCGGCGGCGCCGGCTGACGGCGTCGCGGCGGATGCCCAGGACGCCGGAGCCGAGGAAGCCGGGACTGGCGGGGAAACCCGAACCGCGGCCGCGACACCGGCTCCCGCGCCGACGAGCAGGCCGGTCGCGCCTCCTCCAGCATCCGATGGCGCGGCCCGGGAGGCCGCGTATCAGAGAGCCTTTGGGACGCTCAAGGACGGCAGATTCGCCGAAGCGATCAAGGAATTCAAGAGTTTCACCGCCCGCTATCCCAGCGGCGACTACGCCGATAACGGCCAGTACTGGCTGGGCGAGGCCTATTACGTCAACCGTGATTTCAGCAGCGCAAAGGATGCGTTTCAGAAGCTGATCAGGAATTTTCCGCAAAGTACCAAGGTTCCGGACGCGGCG
This genomic window contains:
- a CDS encoding dynamin family protein → MKEPDYSLYVKAFTRLFEAYDAAAPYLGLTDDFKYYVNRKRTWLERLKSPEFPVAFLGAFSAGKSTIINAVLGNDILPQATKSFTAIPTLIRKGKNAKAVIHYLDENEREELKNLYVEEISKELRKSCDAYRSLSRGELLSQLGRDIEQHKGQFGSFNKQKFFDELKTLVHGWNKLSGAKKEIVLQELPSYVTEDYEDVLFVNQAEIFLTDVSIPENVVLVDLPGLGVVNPRHRKVTKSYVENDAKAFVIAMKVFHLLEGEEIELLAEIHSQRKRVLQRAFWVINQWDVLSAQQKKEEQVNFGQKIDRYGFHITKDRVFKVSALNYLLLKLIQDGRLEQSVSLREHADALQKALGKIPERHEAERHLKTLDEAKSFAAFRSSLFDYLAHTARAEFLDEARSEYLDLAKKLRDQLEPLHQRYLNTSDDSMKNTFLASELSRRQDEVLRRLRSTVEEHVKALRTEVLPEFVFWRDEDQERLGQQITHAIDTLDRKALKNELLKGLDLHSVVSRLPHKIEENLRIQHTFRCQLQQLLEEQMVRRHLAQLLEDITATDALPPEVLTVLQDRLSGRDMLNRLKGMCDVFLFEYGEVIDDLGRDIMAQAAGDAGRRRDDILEHVQKNADLALEIARSLNLIGPGEGAQQMLALGLDKLRRIQDRLADSKSNGADSKSTEADSTPQALSPATIRGDEIDRALDRYKSGLLEYTRRQQMQINKFARRGIKNYFEELEGELLGYFDSIKGEIAKTIMKQLTRDLDAELKAELDKQRAIRDAYAVVTSAVGAESGRGPLKGPSTA
- the tolQ gene encoding protein TolQ, whose translation is MNSELSIITLIKEASAVVQIVMFILIAASVISWTFIFGKYREIRRAEQTSIAFEDRFWSGIDLADLYRQLATESDECGGMELIFLAGFKEFGRLRQQSGIMPEAVMEGTQRAMRVALNRELDKLDERLPFLATVGSTSPYIGLFGTVWGIMNSFRSLGSVKQATLAMVAPGISEALVATAMGLFAAIPAVIAYNRYSTNISRLANRYESFTEEFLSLLHRQAHTK
- the tolR gene encoding protein TolR, producing the protein MNVSTGAGRGRRRPMAEINVVPYIDVSLVLLIIFMVTAPMLQSGVDVDLPKAEARAIDPNQDKPIIVTIDKDGQLYLDATNQEDIPVDPLTLTEKVTRALAEKPGTAVLIRGDQAVEYGRVITVMAALKNSGVPQVGLMTNPVED
- the tolA gene encoding cell envelope integrity protein TolA produces the protein MADSRLRSLRGPFALALVLHIVLLILFALKFEASQRSAQVPQPDIIEAVVLDDPRIAAEAERLKAETAPPAEIGPEPVPEPPGPASTPNPEESRRAQQIAAEKAAEESRRQMEAKKLADQARKDEQRRKVEAAAKERAAEEAREKAEAEVRRKAAEARQKAEEEAKARAAAEAVARKKAAEEAKEKAEAEARRKAAEEAKAKAAAEAEAKRKAAEAAREKAEAEAREKAEEEAKARAAAEAAARKKAAEEAKEKAEAEAKRKAAEEAKAKAAAEAEAKRKAAEAAREKAEAEAREKAEEEAKARVAAEAAARKKAAEEAKEKAEAEARRKAAEEAKAKAAAEAEAKRKAAEAAREKAEAEARQKAEEEAKARAAAEAVARKKAAEEAKEKAEAEARRKAAEEAKAKAAAEAEAKRKAAEAAREKAEAEAREKAEEEAKARVAAEAAARKKAAEEAKEKAEAEARRKAAEEAKAKAAAEAEAKRKAAEAAREKAEAEARQKAEEEAKARAAAEAVARKKAAEEAKEKAEAEARRKAAEEAKAKAAAEAEAKRKAAEAAREKAEAEARQKAEEEAKARAAAEAVARKKAAEEAKEKAEAEARRKAAEEAKAKAAAEAEAKRKAAEAAREKAEAEAREKAEEEAKARAAAEARRKAAEEAKARAMAEAKREMEEEAKVIAAAEARKKAAEDARRKAELEEQINNERREQTEREANKWANRYIKPRVEGLWLKPPAARGGLSCIIQVRTLGDGTVVEARVVKSSGDATFDRSAESAVKKASPLPMPSDPRVAAELRSFTFKFDPSG
- the tolB gene encoding Tol-Pal system beta propeller repeat protein TolB encodes the protein MNKARAIARWISFLLLFAAGQVCAELQVQISQGVEGAIPVAVVPFANQGSLSESLSQIVSADLQRSGRFRTLAESAMRERPTAPDQIQQAVWQSLGQDFVVVGQVQPAGGDYEADFHVVDVIRGTLVISYKLPFGRAGTRQAAHRIADVIYKAITGEPGAFATRVAYVTVTGEGGNRRYNLQVADTDGYNPQSVIVSNEPIMSPAWSPDGTKIAYVSFESRRSAIYVQTLATGERRKVSDTPGINGAPAFSPDGSRLALTLSKDGNPDIYVMNLGSGGLTKITDYSGIDTEPNWSRDGRSIVFTSDRGGKPQLYLVSAGGGPAERLTYEGDYNARGVFSPDGRSLAMVHGKGGDYRIAVMDLASRAVRVLTNGPLDESPGFAPNGSMILYAARRGQLAAVSIDGKVRQSLQIEGGAVREPAWSP
- the pal gene encoding peptidoglycan-associated lipoprotein Pal; translation: MWPYKSREFGKGGNMNRMRTGLVIMVAALLLMAGCSKKEEVKPDETAGVGLEGGGPGGPQIGKYGPGGGAGKAYGGTGGAYGSGGGYGGAGDPALNDPSSPLSKRVIYFSYDSSEVLPEYVPIVNAHAAYLAAHPNVTVTLEGHCDERGSPEYNIALGEQRARSIANTMRFQGASDGQMQIVSFGEEKPADPGSGEAAWAKNRRVEIVYPGN
- the ybgF gene encoding tol-pal system protein YbgF translates to MRSLPVLFMFCGLSLAIPVWAEQGYGAYDAGGYGAETLDERVAKLEKKLSGQVLMDLNTQIERLQRELAKTRGQLEEVNHKLETLKSQQQAMYTDLDQRIRQGGGSPPAAPADGVAADAQDAGAEEAGTGGETRTAAATPAPAPTSRPVAPPPASDGAAREAAYQRAFGTLKDGRFAEAIKEFKSFTARYPSGDYADNGQYWLGEAYYVNRDFSSAKDAFQKLIRNFPQSTKVPDAALKLAYIESDTGQIASARQMLNDVIKRYPGSSAAKQAEKRLQKMQQEKR